The DNA sequence CAACGGGCTTGGTATGATCAAGGTTATTATGTTTATAATGACCAATATAATTGTGATATGGTTCTGGTGGCAATATGTAATGGATCGTCTACGATTCCCTCCAAAAGACACGTTCTTTCCAATATTAGACGTTATTGTGCTGGTCATGATATCCATGATTCCTTTCGTCATAGAACGCGAAACAATTACTTTTGCTCTCGGTTTCTTCATCGTTTTCCTTGTCGCATGGACCTTCCTGATGAGAATGATAAGAGAAGACTATAGGGCGCAGTATTTTGGTTCGGTGTATTCGGATTTCAATTTTGAAGCCATCCAGAGATACTCTGTAGTTGGTCTTTTCATGGCCAGCTATTACACGGGGATGATTTCATCTGAGCTTGCAATGCTGGTGCTCATGGTGTGTACAATTGCCATGATAACCTGGAATCTCTCACCGTTGATCGTAAAATCATACTCGAAAATCAGAGATCCCAGTAAACAGTTCATGGCTCTCTTTAGGTTCAACAGATGAATTTTATGTTCAAATAAAAAATTATTAGTGCGGAGGGCCGGATTCGAACCGGCGAACCCCTACGGGAATGGACCCTAAATCCATCGCCTTTAACCTAGCTCGACAACCTCCGCAATAGTATCCTGCATTAACGGAAGGTATATTAAAAGTATTCAAAATTCGCAAAAGGACGAATCGACTTCATCTTTATTTTACATTCTTGAGGCAATTAAGCCGGCATTAGTGGTGAAAATTCTCAATCGAAGTACCTCCTTCGTCCGATTTTTTTCCGTCTCTGTAACAAAATAGATAGCCTCAGAATATATCCTTTACCTGCAAATATATGGTAAAAGGCAAGTTTGAAGTGGGAGAGAATGAAAAACACATAATAGCTGTTAACGCGAATCCCTTTCTTAAGTATATTCGAATAGAAGTCGATGGCAAAATGGTGATTGATGCATCAAACTTTGTACCGTCGAGAGAGTTTCATCTAGATGTTGGGGAATTAGAGAAGCATCAGGTGGAAATCCATATTAGGGCATTTTCACCGGTAAAACTATTAGTTGACGGAAAAGAAACTCAAGAAATCTGAAAATAAAAATTATGTGTCCAAGATATGTGAGATACACTCATTTTTAGAAAATAAAAGAAAAAAATATCTGGCCTTAAATTTTAATGGTAGAAGAGAACTGAATTAAGCCATGAAGCGCATCTTTCATTGAACCATTATTGACGGTGGATAACATACATACGGTGCAGCATGTGATTCATTTAACTTTAAATACACATATAGGGAGTTCACTAAAGAATAAGGTAAATGGGAAATGAACATACAATGGTTCATATGCGTGCGGGAGGGCATCAAAGGCGCCTAACATATTAGTTGATGTTTTTCTATACCATAGATTATTAATGGAATTATGGAATTTAGCGACAGGACAGTTTTCGCGATAATCGCTTGTATGGTGATCGTATTTGGTGTAGGTGTTAGCCTTATAGAGATGCATCCTAATGTGTTAGCCGGTCCAAAAGGGCCTGTTAATATCGAACTCGAAGTCACAGATCGGTACTATAATTCTACTTTGGGATATCAACCGTCTTATTTTGTTGTTGTCAACGGCAAACTTACCTCGTCTGCCACGATAAACATCCCAGACTATACGGTCATAAATCTGACAATCGTTGACAAAGGAAAAGGTTATAATCCAATCATGTCACAATTTTTGAACGTTACAGGAACAATAAATGGAAAAATGATACTTCGTAACCTTACTGGAAATGCCACAGTTGTGGCATCCCATGTCAATGCGCTGGGTCATAGCTTCACAATAATGAAAGGTTCTTCGGTTGTTGTTAATTTACCAGTAGTACCTATGCACATTACCAATGCCAAATTCATACTTCCTTCCGGCGTCTTTACATGGCAATGTGAAGCTGAATGTGGTGGTCACGGAAATCCCATGGGGCCTCCAATGGGGGTAACTAGCTGGATGGATGGAACAATAATATCTGAATGAACGATACATACAATTTCTCTCTATATTCTCTGTTCAATCGAGGAATCTTTCGAATTTTCCCGATACTGTTATCATCTGACAAGTTAATGTGACTTCCGTAACATTCACAAATATCTAGGTGTTTCACAATAATGGATCTGTCGTCTGCATTCACAGATATTATTAATGAAAAGAAAATACTAGTACTTCACTTGAATCATAAACTGGAAACATTTAGTAAGGTTTTTAGTAAATTTGAAGTAATAACCGCTCTAGATTTTCTGAAACATGCTTGCGATAAGTTTCAAATTCCCGAATTGTTCCTTAACACTGATGAAACAGCTATCAAAGATGACAAGTTGTATAATTATTATAAATTAAAAGAAAATCGGCGCAAAGAAAGAATAGCGCCACCCTCAAAACTTGATAAGAAGTTTGAGGACCAATTTGCAAATTATATTCTAAATGTAAGTCCAATGAGGATTGAATCCCCTGATGTATTTATGAACGAAGAAGCTACAAAGTCTATCAGAGCAAGTGGCAAGAAGATTCTCTTCATCACTGGGTTTTTCACAGAAGTTGATGTTTTACGTAGCTCTGCCTCGGCATTGGATCATGGTTATATCCCGTTTGTAATTTCAGATGCTACGTCTACATATTCAGAGAGGGTGTACTATGAGGCATTGGATATTATCTCGCAATATAACGAAGT is a window from the Thermoplasmatales archaeon genome containing:
- a CDS encoding isochorismatase family protein; this translates as MDLSSAFTDIINEKKILVLHLNHKLETFSKVFSKFEVITALDFLKHACDKFQIPELFLNTDETAIKDDKLYNYYKLKENRRKERIAPPSKLDKKFEDQFANYILNVSPMRIESPDVFMNEEATKSIRASGKKILFITGFFTEVDVLRSSASALDHGYIPFVISDATSTYSERVYYEALDIISQYNEVIDSRDLMKLWPEVVD